From Anaerohalosphaera lusitana, one genomic window encodes:
- a CDS encoding DUF4357 domain-containing protein → MEKRSGIKTYDVSVSDLIDADLLQVRQKLYFRYAPRGMERKTYKAIVLEDGSITTLGQNFSSLSYAAIACIQDAGSERTTTNGWDAWKTKDGCSMAQVREEYLRVKEQQAEEER, encoded by the coding sequence ATGGAAAAAAGGTCAGGCATTAAGACTTATGACGTCTCAGTATCTGATCTGATCGATGCCGACTTACTGCAAGTTAGACAAAAATTGTATTTCAGATATGCTCCACGCGGCATGGAGCGAAAGACTTACAAAGCCATAGTCCTGGAAGACGGCAGCATCACCACCTTGGGTCAAAACTTCTCCAGCCTTTCATATGCAGCTATCGCTTGTATTCAAGACGCGGGCAGTGAAAGAACAACAACTAATGGCTGGGATGCTTGGAAAACAAAAGATGGTTGTTCAATGGCTCAAGTGCGCGAGGAGTACCTACGAGTAAAGGAACAACAAGCCGAAGAAGAACGTTAG
- a CDS encoding porin: MVCFVNKLYLVAVTGLVLFAGGVSAEQGDSDISAKLERMEAEIAELKSRLAQKDESDAEQESDISLLSQKLDEVSAGDAPFYGSAFENWSFGGYGDVHANFNEGDGSDQFDFHRLVLYLGYDFSDWIKFHSEWELEHAYVSDDSGGEFLIEQAYFDFLLSNEFNVRAGRVLTPLGILNKWHEPTLFNGVERPSFAKYIIPTTWSSDGIGAFGRLSPEWSYEAYVVGGLDGSKFDDVKGIRGGRIKERPSLHEPAFTGRVDYRPVAGFGGGDLRLGVSGYAGGLDNGNKGSNPGIDGDIRIASADFEWSVSKFDFTGAVAHTSIDGAREIGNGTAEEMFGWYLEAGYHIWPEHWKKGKFAKTDMIVFARYDDYDTQYQMPFGVAANPAGDRNEITLGVSWKLTPDFVVKADYQIREDDSDEDLNDGINLGIGFTF, translated from the coding sequence ATGGTGTGTTTTGTTAACAAGTTGTATTTAGTTGCAGTTACTGGGCTGGTATTATTTGCCGGCGGAGTTTCGGCGGAGCAGGGTGACAGTGATATTTCGGCGAAGCTGGAGCGTATGGAGGCCGAGATAGCTGAGCTCAAGTCGCGTCTGGCACAAAAGGATGAGAGCGATGCTGAGCAGGAATCCGATATTTCGCTGCTTTCGCAGAAGCTGGATGAAGTCAGTGCGGGCGATGCTCCGTTCTATGGTTCGGCTTTCGAGAACTGGAGTTTTGGTGGATATGGTGATGTACATGCCAACTTCAATGAGGGTGACGGAAGTGATCAGTTTGACTTTCATCGGCTGGTGCTGTACCTGGGATATGATTTCTCGGACTGGATCAAGTTTCATTCCGAGTGGGAGCTGGAGCATGCGTACGTGTCGGATGACAGCGGCGGTGAATTTCTGATCGAGCAGGCGTATTTCGATTTTCTTCTTTCGAATGAGTTCAACGTGCGTGCAGGTCGTGTGCTGACCCCATTGGGTATTCTTAACAAATGGCACGAGCCTACGCTGTTCAACGGTGTAGAACGACCCTCGTTTGCAAAGTATATAATCCCGACGACCTGGAGCAGTGACGGTATCGGTGCGTTCGGTCGACTGAGTCCGGAGTGGAGCTACGAGGCGTATGTAGTTGGCGGACTTGACGGATCGAAGTTTGATGACGTGAAAGGTATCCGCGGCGGCAGGATCAAGGAGCGGCCCAGTCTTCACGAGCCTGCATTTACGGGTCGGGTTGACTATCGGCCTGTGGCAGGTTTCGGCGGTGGCGATCTGCGGCTTGGTGTGAGCGGATATGCCGGCGGTTTGGATAACGGCAACAAGGGCAGTAATCCGGGGATCGACGGCGACATACGGATCGCTTCTGCTGATTTCGAGTGGTCGGTCAGCAAGTTCGATTTCACCGGTGCCGTTGCTCACACGTCGATCGACGGGGCACGTGAGATCGGTAATGGTACCGCTGAGGAGATGTTCGGCTGGTATCTCGAGGCAGGTTACCATATTTGGCCTGAGCATTGGAAGAAGGGTAAGTTCGCAAAGACCGACATGATCGTTTTTGCGCGATATGATGATTATGATACTCAATATCAGATGCCGTTCGGTGTGGCTGCGAATCCTGCAGGTGACAGGAACGAGATTACGCTTGGTGTTTCGTGGAAGTTGACGCCTGATTTCGTGGTCAAGGCTGATTATCAGATCCGCGAGGATGATTCAGATGAGGATCTGAATGACGGTATCAACCTGGGCATCGGGTTCACGTTCTAG
- a CDS encoding Fur family transcriptional regulator: protein MGRLLEESKVRFDEYLRDKNLRRSARRDKVVDAFLRTERHLSIQELYDLVRKKDKDIGYATVARAVGLMTEAGLCREVDFGEGLTRYEHEYGHEHHDHLVCTGCGAFVEIYSPKLERLQAKLVEEHGYVEESHKLNIFGICPKCQKKQK from the coding sequence GTGGGCCGATTGCTTGAGGAATCGAAAGTACGGTTTGATGAATATCTTAGAGATAAGAACCTGCGGCGTTCTGCTCGGCGGGATAAGGTTGTCGATGCGTTTTTGCGGACTGAGCGGCATTTGAGTATACAGGAACTGTATGATCTGGTTCGCAAGAAAGACAAGGACATCGGATATGCGACGGTTGCTCGGGCAGTGGGACTCATGACCGAGGCCGGGCTTTGCAGGGAGGTCGATTTTGGTGAGGGACTGACGCGGTATGAGCATGAGTATGGGCATGAGCATCATGATCATCTTGTTTGTACGGGCTGCGGAGCCTTTGTAGAAATATACAGCCCTAAGCTGGAGCGGCTGCAGGCTAAGCTGGTGGAAGAGCATGGTTATGTGGAAGAGTCGCATAAGCTGAATATTTTCGGGATATGTCCGAAATGTCAGAAAAAGCAGAAGTAG
- a CDS encoding PEP-CTERM sorting domain-containing protein (PEP-CTERM proteins occur, often in large numbers, in the proteomes of bacteria that also encode an exosortase, a predicted intramembrane cysteine proteinase. The presence of a PEP-CTERM domain at a protein's C-terminus predicts cleavage within the sorting domain, followed by covalent anchoring to some some component of the (usually Gram-negative) cell surface. Many PEP-CTERM proteins exhibit an unusual sequence composition that includes large numbers of potential glycosylation sites. Expression of one such protein has been shown restore the ability of a bacterium to form floc, a type of biofilm.) — translation MRTTAVVLALLMMMTGATSQAGVIEYQHMGKSSDVIMHFAAGVYDGETIPVGEIIVNLDGVPTSVFCVDATGDMLGSAFNTSTVTPGAFAGAAGEKAAYLLDKHFTNGISDVDAAGLQIAIWEVLHESSNTLEVDYNSASAGDFSIENVGSDDVIASADAYLADLVNFAPVSGVEVQKVEEGSDRQDVMLVPEPMSVALLGIGGLWLGRRRS, via the coding sequence ATGAGAACGACAGCAGTGGTTCTGGCGCTTCTGATGATGATGACGGGGGCAACTTCGCAGGCGGGTGTGATCGAGTATCAGCACATGGGTAAAAGTAGCGATGTCATTATGCATTTTGCCGCAGGCGTTTACGACGGTGAGACGATCCCGGTCGGCGAGATAATCGTTAATCTGGACGGGGTGCCGACTTCGGTATTCTGTGTCGATGCGACCGGCGATATGCTCGGTTCGGCGTTCAATACTAGTACGGTGACTCCAGGGGCTTTCGCGGGAGCGGCAGGTGAAAAGGCAGCATATCTGCTGGACAAGCATTTCACGAACGGCATCAGTGACGTCGACGCGGCTGGGTTGCAGATAGCGATCTGGGAAGTGCTTCACGAGAGCAGCAATACGCTAGAGGTTGATTACAATTCAGCGTCAGCGGGTGATTTCAGCATAGAGAACGTTGGTAGCGATGATGTGATCGCTTCGGCAGATGCATACCTGGCGGACTTGGTGAATTTCGCCCCGGTGAGCGGTGTCGAGGTGCAGAAGGTTGAAGAAGGATCGGATAGACAGGACGTTATGCTGGTTCCCGAGCCGATGTCGGTAGCGCTGCTTGGTATCGGCGGTTTGTGGCTGGGGAGACGCCGGTCCTAA
- a CDS encoding malectin domain-containing carbohydrate-binding protein, translating to MTGRTTAKSLLILFCILSILTSAVADDKPAKTGPALICYPSGADLKQQLAAKEIRRYIYLRTDELLKLKTVKSIPGDNDLIVIATKDSNLLDKISFDKAAKLKPQDYAIKTLTADDRKIVLICGGDPLGALYGAYNFIEHFGVRFNIHGDTIPDEKIDFYLPDIDKTASPLFELRGILPFHDFPEGPDWWNADDYKFYISQMVKMKMNFIGLHCYPNVPWGPEPTVWMGLPEDVNPDGTVRASYPASYHTTERLNGYGEDSGSPKRWWGYSAAQTSDFSAGTSRLFETDNFGPDCMAGHVYRNLTPETSNEVFNRTGKMFDDVFSYAQQLGVKTAIGTETPLHIPDKLKERLRQKGMDPDAPATMRKIYEGMMTRISHAHPLDYYWAWTSEGWLNPVDQPVVDKTISEFGMMSKAIKKLDEPFNFATCGWAMGPAQNPTLFDRSLAKDVPISSITSWLGASRLNDGFAKIENRPKWAIPWLEDDTAMLSPQLWVGRLRRDAADARDYGCTGLMGIHWRTRILSPNFTTLADAGWRQDWLPEEEPVVPTEKIELKEGHSGGQAANYAPNEITGTDADPVYQTCRYNLSYYRLLVPNGKYNVTLKFCEVHYREPGKRVFNVSVMGEKVAENLDVFKKAGHLGTYDLVVSDVKVTNGILDITFDPVVEFPFIAGIVIEGKTADLNQIEGKAYTRKINCGNGKWQDYQADLGKIRNPSAGPLTARDLPCEDFYRDWCKSEFGPEAARELAAIFTELDSGGPLEAYSFPSAWPRNIPLTNVWIAGPGGIRVDQTPWSEAQKDYAFVDKMSDLRTRIKGKGNLARFDYWLNSFKYLRAMGELSCTRGELDKAVNSAANENDKTEQKTLAAQRVLPIRIKLARLWEQMMTYQLAATYTPGELGTIANLEQHNSRNLNFVNLHDEKLEKLLGRPLPETANITGKYQGSPRIFVPALRSNINANERFELKVIILAKDKPQNPTVRWRPLGASDYNTLPLTHVARGVYKAKFPTMDKDFEYHIDAEFGSGENVRFPATAPAIDQSVVVLE from the coding sequence ATGACCGGACGAACAACAGCCAAATCGCTGCTGATACTGTTTTGCATTCTATCTATCCTCACCTCAGCCGTTGCCGATGACAAGCCCGCTAAAACCGGCCCCGCCTTAATATGCTACCCTTCCGGAGCAGACCTTAAACAGCAACTCGCCGCTAAAGAGATCAGACGATATATCTACCTGCGCACCGACGAACTGCTAAAACTCAAAACCGTCAAATCCATCCCCGGTGACAACGACCTGATCGTCATCGCAACAAAAGACAGCAACCTGCTAGACAAGATTTCATTCGACAAGGCAGCCAAACTAAAACCCCAGGATTATGCCATAAAAACACTGACCGCCGACGACCGAAAGATCGTCCTTATCTGCGGCGGCGACCCCCTCGGAGCACTTTACGGCGCATACAACTTCATCGAACACTTCGGCGTCAGATTCAACATCCACGGCGACACGATCCCCGATGAGAAAATCGATTTCTACCTGCCCGACATAGACAAAACAGCGAGCCCCCTTTTCGAATTGCGCGGCATCCTTCCCTTCCACGACTTCCCCGAAGGCCCTGACTGGTGGAACGCCGACGACTACAAATTCTACATCAGCCAGATGGTCAAAATGAAAATGAATTTCATCGGCCTGCACTGCTATCCAAATGTCCCCTGGGGTCCCGAACCCACCGTCTGGATGGGCCTGCCCGAAGACGTCAACCCCGACGGCACAGTCCGCGCCTCCTACCCCGCCTCGTACCACACGACCGAACGCCTCAACGGCTACGGCGAAGACTCCGGCTCTCCAAAACGCTGGTGGGGTTACTCCGCAGCGCAGACATCCGATTTCTCCGCCGGCACGAGCCGACTCTTCGAAACGGACAACTTCGGCCCCGACTGCATGGCCGGCCACGTATACCGCAACCTCACACCCGAAACATCGAACGAAGTTTTCAACCGCACCGGAAAAATGTTCGACGACGTCTTCAGCTACGCTCAGCAGCTAGGCGTCAAAACCGCTATCGGCACCGAAACGCCTCTGCACATCCCCGACAAACTCAAAGAACGTCTGCGGCAAAAAGGCATGGACCCCGACGCACCCGCGACAATGCGAAAGATCTACGAAGGCATGATGACGCGCATCAGCCATGCCCACCCGCTCGACTACTACTGGGCATGGACCTCCGAAGGCTGGCTCAACCCCGTCGACCAACCTGTCGTGGACAAAACGATCAGCGAATTCGGCATGATGAGCAAAGCGATCAAAAAGCTCGACGAGCCTTTTAATTTCGCAACCTGCGGCTGGGCAATGGGCCCCGCCCAAAACCCCACGCTCTTCGACAGGTCGCTCGCAAAAGATGTCCCAATAAGCTCCATCACGAGCTGGCTCGGAGCATCCCGCCTCAATGACGGCTTTGCAAAAATTGAAAACCGTCCCAAATGGGCCATCCCCTGGCTCGAAGACGACACCGCGATGCTCAGCCCGCAGCTCTGGGTCGGGCGCCTCCGCCGCGACGCTGCCGACGCACGCGATTACGGCTGCACCGGACTCATGGGCATCCACTGGCGCACCCGCATACTCTCCCCGAATTTCACAACCCTGGCCGACGCAGGCTGGCGGCAGGACTGGCTACCCGAAGAAGAACCTGTCGTCCCAACCGAAAAGATCGAGCTCAAAGAAGGCCACTCCGGAGGCCAGGCCGCCAACTACGCCCCGAACGAGATAACCGGCACCGACGCGGATCCTGTCTACCAGACGTGCCGTTACAATCTCAGCTACTACCGCCTGCTCGTCCCCAACGGCAAGTACAACGTCACTCTCAAGTTCTGCGAAGTGCACTACCGCGAGCCCGGTAAACGCGTTTTTAACGTCAGCGTGATGGGCGAAAAAGTCGCCGAAAATCTCGACGTATTCAAAAAGGCCGGCCATCTGGGCACATATGATCTCGTCGTCTCAGATGTCAAAGTAACCAACGGCATTCTCGACATCACCTTCGATCCCGTCGTCGAATTCCCATTCATCGCAGGCATCGTCATCGAAGGCAAAACAGCCGACCTCAATCAGATCGAGGGCAAGGCTTACACCCGCAAGATCAATTGCGGCAACGGCAAATGGCAGGACTATCAGGCCGACCTAGGCAAGATACGCAATCCCTCCGCGGGACCGCTCACCGCACGCGACCTGCCCTGCGAAGACTTCTACCGCGACTGGTGTAAATCTGAATTCGGCCCAGAAGCCGCCCGGGAACTCGCCGCCATCTTTACCGAACTCGACTCGGGCGGTCCGCTTGAAGCGTACTCGTTTCCATCTGCCTGGCCGCGAAATATTCCGCTCACCAACGTCTGGATCGCTGGCCCCGGCGGCATCCGCGTCGACCAGACTCCCTGGTCCGAAGCCCAAAAAGATTATGCATTCGTCGACAAAATGTCCGACCTGCGAACCCGCATAAAAGGCAAGGGCAATCTCGCCCGCTTCGACTACTGGCTCAACAGTTTCAAGTACCTTCGCGCCATGGGTGAACTGAGCTGCACCCGCGGAGAACTTGACAAAGCTGTAAACTCAGCCGCAAACGAAAACGATAAAACTGAACAGAAAACCCTAGCCGCCCAACGCGTCCTCCCCATCCGCATTAAACTCGCGCGCCTCTGGGAACAAATGATGACCTACCAGCTCGCCGCAACATACACGCCCGGCGAACTCGGCACGATAGCGAACCTCGAACAGCACAACAGCCGAAACCTGAACTTCGTGAACCTGCACGACGAAAAACTCGAAAAGCTCCTCGGCCGACCGCTGCCCGAAACCGCCAACATTACAGGCAAGTACCAGGGCTCGCCGAGAATCTTCGTCCCCGCCCTGCGCTCAAACATAAACGCGAATGAACGTTTCGAACTCAAGGTCATCATCCTCGCAAAAGACAAACCGCAAAATCCAACCGTCCGCTGGCGCCCGCTAGGCGCGTCAGACTACAACACCCTGCCGCTCACTCATGTCGCCCGCGGCGTATACAAAGCGAAGTTCCCTACCATGGATAAAGATTTCGAATACCACATCGATGCGGAATTCGGATCCGGCGAAAATGTGCGTTTCCCTGCAACCGCTCCCGCGATCGATCAATCCGTGGTTGTTCTCGAATAA
- a CDS encoding FMN-binding protein: MRSTELLLLAVAVSATVLVAGCGGNESLDGSVVSMEGLTAEPVELEGAVGRGRTRIEELVRLRDEAGKIKGYAAVAVVRSKSGRFPIRVRLDESGCVESAEVLSYPYDRGSGVILPTFTGQFEGRCSPEQLTMGQEIQAVTGATVSCGAMAEGVIDVMSMVRKIKSQR, encoded by the coding sequence ATGCGTTCAACTGAGCTGCTTTTGCTGGCAGTCGCCGTGTCGGCCACCGTGTTGGTGGCCGGCTGCGGCGGTAACGAGAGTTTAGATGGATCAGTAGTGTCGATGGAAGGTCTGACCGCTGAGCCGGTCGAGCTGGAGGGGGCCGTCGGCCGAGGGCGGACCAGGATCGAAGAGCTTGTGCGACTGCGTGACGAAGCGGGAAAGATCAAGGGCTACGCTGCTGTGGCGGTTGTGCGGTCAAAGTCGGGCAGGTTCCCGATACGAGTGCGCCTGGATGAAAGCGGGTGCGTGGAGTCGGCTGAGGTCCTGAGCTATCCATACGACCGGGGCAGCGGGGTTATACTGCCAACGTTTACGGGCCAGTTCGAGGGCCGGTGCTCGCCTGAGCAGCTTACCATGGGCCAGGAAATTCAGGCTGTCACGGGTGCGACGGTATCGTGTGGCGCGATGGCAGAGGGTGTGATAGATGTGATGTCGATGGTGCGAAAAATCAAATCCCAACGCTAA